From a region of the Halanaerobium hydrogeniformans genome:
- the argC gene encoding N-acetyl-gamma-glutamyl-phosphate reductase, giving the protein MIKVSIVGATGYVGIELMRLLQQHPQVIIKDLISKSNAKKKLVDVYPQFRGSKLENYTLIALEDFQPEDSDLIFSALPHGVSQDISSQLIKSGTKIIDMSGDFRYHDIEIYEKWYGVEHKHPELAKKAVYGLTELNRTQIKNAEFIANPGCYVTASLLGILPLIDSDLVKTESIIIDAKSGVSGAGRSLKSNLLFTECHNTMKAYSPAVHRHSSEIEYILNEFLQGSYDSRSSEQRAEILFTPHLIPIKRGILTTIYLDCKRKSSDSEIFSLYEDFYGQEKFVQVLKDELPEIKNIAGSNFAQLGFKYDQRTDRIIVISVIDNMLKGAAGQAVQNMNVLFGIDEDTGLQATALFP; this is encoded by the coding sequence ATGATCAAGGTCAGTATAGTTGGTGCTACTGGATATGTGGGAATTGAATTAATGAGATTACTGCAGCAGCATCCGCAAGTAATAATCAAAGATCTAATTTCAAAAAGCAATGCTAAGAAAAAGCTGGTAGATGTTTATCCTCAATTTAGAGGCTCTAAACTCGAAAATTATACTTTAATTGCTCTAGAAGATTTTCAGCCGGAAGATAGTGATCTCATATTTAGCGCTCTTCCCCATGGCGTATCACAGGACATTAGCTCCCAGTTAATTAAATCCGGGACAAAAATAATAGATATGAGCGGTGATTTTAGATATCATGATATAGAAATATATGAAAAATGGTATGGAGTTGAACATAAGCATCCTGAACTTGCTAAAAAGGCAGTTTATGGACTGACAGAATTAAATAGAACCCAAATAAAAAACGCGGAGTTTATTGCAAACCCGGGTTGCTATGTAACAGCATCACTGCTTGGTATTTTACCTTTGATAGACTCTGATTTAGTAAAAACTGAATCGATAATTATTGATGCCAAATCAGGTGTCAGTGGAGCTGGAAGAAGCTTAAAAAGCAACCTACTTTTTACAGAATGTCATAATACAATGAAAGCATATAGTCCGGCAGTACATAGACACAGTTCAGAGATCGAATATATTTTAAATGAGTTTTTGCAAGGAAGTTATGATAGCAGATCTTCTGAACAGAGGGCTGAGATTCTTTTTACACCTCATTTAATTCCTATCAAAAGGGGAATTCTGACAACTATTTATCTTGACTGCAAAAGAAAAAGTTCTGATAGCGAAATTTTTAGTCTATATGAAGATTTTTATGGACAGGAAAAATTTGTTCAGGTCTTAAAAGATGAGCTGCCAGAGATTAAAAACATAGCAGGCTCTAATTTTGCTCAGCTTGGCTTTAAATATGATCAAAGAACTGATAGAATAATAGTAATTTCAGTTATTGATAATATGCTTAAAGGAGCTGCAGGACAGGCAGTCCAGAATATGAATGTCTTATTTGGTATTGATGAGGATACAGGTCTACAGGCAACTGCCCTATTTCCTTAA